Sequence from the Corallococcus sp. EGB genome:
GGGTTGTCTACAAGGGCACCACTGGTCCCCGAGGCATCCCTAAAGGCACGGTGCTCTATGGGCGGTTGTGGACGGGAGACGGGACGTTCCTGCTGGCCCGCTACACCGAAGCGCGCTTGCCTGATGGGCGCACCCTTCCCGTGTGTCTTGCGATTGGGAAGAACGGCCCCCAGGAGGCCTGGGCGGGCTCCAAACCGGGGGCTGTCGTCTACTCTCGCGTCCAGGTTGCCTATGTCGTGGAGCGCTGGCCCTGAATCCGGAAAGTAACGACTCGTTGCGTTTCTGGCGTTGCGGGGCTCATTCCAGGAATAGCAGGAGAATTTGAAGTTGAGGACCTGTGGCGTCGTTCACGCGGGGAGGCGGCTGGAGGTAGCTTTCCGTCTGCCTTTGCGCGGCTCTCTCGCGCGGGCATTCAGGAGCCCCTCTCATGTCCAGTGGTTCTGACTCCCGGTTCGCCGGGGGCACGGTCCTCTTTTGCCAAGGTGACACCTCCTACGAGTTCTTCCAGGAACTGGGGGTCGGCCGCAACGGGGAGCGCGTGCTGTTCGCCCGGCCCCGGACCCCCTCTGGCTACCAGGGCAAGGTCTTGGTGAAGTGCGTCCCCCTGCCGGAAGGGCCCGTGCTGGAGAAGTTCCAGCGGGCGCGTGTGCGACTGGAAGAGGAGGTGCGGCTGGCGCAATTCCTCCAGCACCCCAACATCGCCCGCGTCCATGGCCTCTTCGAGATGAAGCACGGCCTGGGCGCCGTCATGGAGCACATCGAGGGCTTCAGCCTGAACACCCTCCTCGACATCGCCCAGCTTCGGGGGCGCTACTTCTCCGAATCCTTCGTCCTCTACGTGGGGGCAGAGGTGGCGGCGGCCCTGGCGCATGCGCACACGCGCACGGACGACGCGGGCAATCCCCTGGGCATCGTCAACCGCGACATCAACCCCGGCTGCATTCGCTTGCGGCCCGGTGGCGGCGTGGCCCTGACGGACTTCGGCGTGGCCTTCTCCCTGCTCCAGGGGCGCCCGTCCACGACGATGCCGCGCCCTGTCGGGGACGTCATCTACGCCTCACCGGAGGCGCTGATAGGGGAGGTGACGGACGCACGCTCGGACCTCTTCTCCCTGGGATTGACGCTGTTGGAGTTCGCCACGGGACGGCACCTGTATGACCCGGGCGACATCCACCCGGAGGATGCTCCCTTCCGTCGCTCGCGGGAGCAGTACCTGAAGGCCTTGAAGATGACGGCTCTGTCCATGGGGGCACACCCTCCGCCCTTCATGGAGGACGCGCTCCGGTGCGCCATGGCCTACCGGGTCGAGGACGTGAAGGAGGCAGCCTTCGGGCTGTCCAAGTCGCTGCGCACCGTCTTCCTCCGGCTGCTGAGCCGCAATCCGTCCTCTCGCTTCGCGACGGCGGCGGCGCTGGAGGTGGAACTGCGCGCGCAACTGGCACGTCTGGGGCCCTACACGGGGGCGGACGCGGTGAAGGAAGTCCAGTTGGCGATGCTGGAGGGAGGCGAAGCGCTGGAGGAATTGAACTTGGTGGAGGACGAGGGCGGCATCGTCCCGGCCTTTCCGCCACCGAGTCAGGACGACATCCAGACAGAGCCCCGGCCCCTGCGTAGTGCGGACGAGACGACGACGGAGCCGCAGCCGGGCGCCCGGCGCCTGACGCGGCATTAGCACTCGCTGGCCCAAGTCGGCCGGCACCCCTTTCCCTCAACCCTGAGCAGCGACGCGAAGCCGGCCAGTGCCGGGCTGAACGTCAGACGTGTGTCCTTTGCTCCCCTCGCTGGGGGCATTCCTGGGAGACGTGTATGCGAATGACGCGAAGGTGGGCTGTCTGGCTGTGGCTGGTGTTGCCGGTGGCCGCATGGGCGGAGGATGTCCCGGAGCCCACGCCGCCAGCGAGTGCTCCGGCCAACGCATGGCACTACCTGACGCGCCTGGAGGCGACGACGTTGATGTTCCAGCCGCGCGCGGGCGTGGGGCTGGATGAAGGGTTCGTGCAGGTGGAGCCGACCTTCATCCTCGACGGAGGCGCGGAGTTCGGTGTCAACCTGGGCACGCCGCTGCGGTTGCGGTTGTGGGGAGGAGGAGAAGGGGCGGGCCTCGTGCGGCGGGAGGACTGGGATAGCCTCTCGGACTTCGGGCAGGTGCTGCGCGGCCTCAAGCTGGGCGCCCCGAATGCGCCGCTGGCCGTCTGGTTGGGCGCGATGGAGAACTACAGCCTGCTGTCGGGGCACCTCGTGCGGCGCTACTCCAACCGGGGCAATCCCGACTATCACCCAGCGGGGGGCTTCCTCACTGGGACGCTGGGGCCGCTCTACACGGAAGCCTTCGTCTCGGACTTGCTGGGCGCGCGCCTCATGGGCGCGGAGTTCTCCCTGGACGTGGAGCACGTCCTCTTCGGCAAGCCGCGCGAGGCGGCGCGGTACACGCTGGCGCTCTCGGCGGTGCACGACTGGGGCAAGGCCGGGGGCCGGGCGCCCTCGGCGACGCTGGCGCACCTGGACACCATGGCCGTGGTGGTGGTGCGGCCGACGTACGAAGTGCACCTGTCGGCGGGCTGGGGCGGACGGCCTGGGGAAGGCGGGGCCTGGGGCGCGGTGGCGGGAGCGGGACTGGACGTCGTCACCTCGACGCTGGACCTGGTGCTGCGTCTGGAGGTGCGCCGTCAGCACGGCGGTTTCCGGCAAGGCTTTTTCGGCCCGGACTACGAGCTGGCGCGCTTCAAGGCGCCGGGCCCGGAGGGTGTGCCGCTGGCGGAGGCGCCCTTCCCAGACGGCTATTCCGTCTTCAGCGAGGCGGAGGTGGGCTGGGATGCGGTCAGCTATGGCGGCCTCTACAAGCACCTGAAGCTGTCGCTGGGCGTGGAAGCCTTCAACTGGGGCCGCTTCGACGTGGACGGGCGCGTGGCGGTACAGCTCTTCGCGCGCAGCCTCGAAGTGGCGTTGAAGGGCTCGGGACTGGGGATGGGGCAGCCTGGGGCGCGCTACCTGGGGGCCACCGAGGTCCGTTGGCGATTCCTCGGGGGGAAGCTCTACGTGATGGGGACGGGCGGCACGCTGCTGTTCCCCGAGGGGGAGGGCTCGCTGCGGCCGAGCGCGTTCGCCTCGGTGGGGCTGGGGGTGGACAATGCGCGCTGACGCCTTGCTGCTGGCCCTGGCGGTGCTGACTACGGGCTGCGCTTCCATGCCCTCCGCGCGGCATCGCGGGACGCTGCACATGAGCGGCCCGGTGGGCGGAGGCACAGGCTTCGAGGGCGAGGGGCGGCTGCCACGCCGCCATGTCCCCGTGGTCGAAGTGACGGGGGCCAGTGTCGGCATTGCGGCAGGGCCGGTGCGTGAGGCCATGTCGCGCAGCGCGTCCGAAGAGGACGCATGGGAGAAGCTGCTCACGGACGCCGGGCTGGAGGCCCAGGACGTGCGTCCCCTGGCGGGCGGCTCGCTGACGCCCACGCAGGCCGCGCGGCTGCTGGGCCAGCTGATGCAGAAACCCGTGACGCTGGGCAACTTCCCGCCTCGCATGGCGGCGGGCTTCCTGCTGCGCGAGGTACTGGAGCGCGGTGAAGTCTCGCGCGAGGAGCTGCTGCGCCGCGTGGAGCGATTCGCCCGGGAGCAGGTGGCCGTCCTCCGACCGGATGGCTACCTCGCATGGGCCCTCAACGGAAACACGCAGCAGAAGGTGGCACGCGTCGAATGGCGGGACGGTGCCTTCCGTGCGCACGGCTTCGAGCTGGGCCGCTTCTACAGCGGCAAGGGTGGCGTCTTCCGCGCCGTGGACGCGCAGCTCCAGGCCTCGGACTGGCGTCCCCTGGCCGAGGTGTACAGCGACGCGGACGTCATCAGTCGCTCGCTGGATGGGGCACAGGATGCCTTCGTGGAGCTGTACCACGCGCTGGGGCAGGCCCTCTCCCGCCCCATGGACAGCGTCGCGGCGCTGGGCAACCTGCCCGCTGGCGTCGCGGCCCTCATCGCGTCATCGCCCGAGTACTGGGAGCGCTTCCGGTACATGACGCAGGGCGAGCAGGTCCGCGAGGTGGCGCGGCTGACGACGAACGTCATCGCGACCTGGGGGGCGGCCTCGGCCACGACGCGAACGTTGACGGGCTTGGCGGCGGGTGCGGAAGCCACGGTGCCGGTGCTCTCGCTGTCAGCGGAGGGCGCGCTGGCGTTCGAGCGCGTCGCGGTGCCAGTAGGACGCGCGGCGTCGGTGTTGAGCGGAGGGCCGGGGGCGGCCATCATCCTTCTGAAGGCAGGGGATTCGGCGGGTTCAGGTGGCGGAAGCGGTGACGGCGCACAGGGTGCAGCGCCGTCGAGTGGGCCGAAGGGCTACTCGTCCTTCAAGTCGTTCAAGAGGGCCATGGGGCCAGCAGGGGAGGGCAAGGAGTGGCACCACATCGTGGAGCAGACGGACGGGAACGCGGCACGCTTCGGACCGCAGGCGCTCCACAACACCGAGAACATCATCCCGCTCGACAAGGCACTTCATAACTCGGTGAGCGCATTCTACTCGTCCAAGCGCCAGTTCATTACCGGCGCAGAGTCGCTGACCGTGAGGCAGTGGCTGAGTGCCCAGTCACTCGAAGCACAACGAGCGTTCGGTCTGCGGGCAATCGAGAACATCAAGAAAGGATATTGGCGATGACGCCTACAGCACTCGTCGATGACTTCGCCTATCACGTTGAGGCGCAGACTGACGCGATCTTCCGAGGAGATGCCAAGACCGGCAACAAGCACGCAAAGAAGTACGAAACTGCGATGAAGAAGCTCCGAGACTTCGGGGACGAAGGTCGCGAAGCGCTCACGGTTCTACTGAGACACTCTCGGATGGACGTACGAGTCGCAGCAGCGGCGTATCTCCTCCGCTACAGGACTGACGAAGCGAAGGCCGTCCTGGAGCACGCCGCAGGCGGGGAGGGGTTGGCGGCGTTTGAGGCATCAGAGGTTCTGAAGCGATGGGAGGAGGGGGCCTGGAACCTGGACCCGGCGTAGCGCCCATCACCCCGTGGAGACGCGATTCAAGGGGCCCATCAGGTCGTTGCCGCTAACGACGCGCTAACGACATCAGGTAGACTCCACCGGACGCTGCTGGACGGGTCCGATACTGCGAAGATGGCAGTATGGGGGCGTAACCCCTCGGAAGCATTGGCGGTAGGGCACGGGAATCGAACTCGCCAGGGACTGCTCTCGCAGCCCCTCACCGGTTTTGAAGACCGGGCCGGCCACCAGGTCCGGAGGCCCTACCGCTTCTGATTACCGCCGCTCCGCGCCAATCCGTCAACCATGGTCACGGCTTGCGCGCGGAGACCAGGGCGTACTCGCCGCAGTTGAACAGCGCGGGCCACTGGAACTGCTCCGGCGTCATCCCCGCAGTTCCACCAGCGCCGTGTTCACCGCCGGGCACACGTCGCCGGCAATCGACTCCACCTTCGCGTCCTGGAACCCCGCCCACCGCAACTGCGACGGGTAGCGCTCCGTCTCCCGACGAGGTCCTCCAGCGCCGCTTCGGCGACTGCAAGGACAAGTCGCTCCTGCTGGTGTCACTCCTCAAGGGGATGGGCATCGACGCGCAGCCGGCGCTCGTGAACACGAACCTCACGCAGCTGCTGGACGGCTTGCGCCCCACCTCCACTGCGTTCGTCCACGGCAACGTGGCCGGCCGCGAGCTGTGGGTGGACCCCACGGCGACGCTGGAGCGCGGGGGGCTCGACAGCTACGAACCGCCCTCCTACGGCCGGGCCCTCATCGTCGCCCCCGGCACCACGGCGCTCTCGGTCATTCCCTCGCCCACGCTGACGGAGCCCTCGCTCTTCGTGGACGAAACCTACGCCGCGCTGGACCGCGACGGGCCGGCGACGCTCGACGTCGTCACCACGCGCACGGGGGAGTCCGCCAACTCCATGCGCCGCGCGCTCGCGAGCACGTCCCTGTCCGAGCTGTCCCGCTACTACTTCAACTTCTACGCGAAGAAGGACGCGAAGATCTCCATCGCGCAGCCCATGACGGTGGACGACGACGCCGTGAAGAACGTGGTCATCCTGCGCGAGCACTACCGCATCGAGGACTTCTGGTCCTCGGACGGTCGCCGGGAATTCGGCGCGCATGCCCTGCGCCGATACCTCACCGAGCCGAGCTACTCCCACCGCGCCTTCCCGCTGGAGGTGGAGCACCCCGTCTTCGCCCGCCACCGCATCCGACTCAAGGCCGGCGAGGCGCTCCAGGACGGCGCGGACCACGATGCCGTGGACGGCCCGGCCTTCCACTTCGAAGTCGACACCCGCGTCGACGGCCGGACGCTGCTGCTCGACTACCGCTACCGCAGCACCGCGGACTCGGTCCCGCCCGAGCGCATCGCCGAGTACGTGAAGGCCGTGCGCGCCACCGAGGACCAGCGCGGCTACTACATCCAGCTCGGGGGCCGTACCGCCCGGCGCCAGGCCTCGCCCGCTCCGTCCTGCGAGGCCGGCGCCATCCTCCTGGGCGTCATCGCGACGTGCGTCGGGCTGTGGTTCGTCATCGCGCAGGGCGGCCCGCTGGAGCTCTTCCGCAAGGGGCGCGCATGGGGCCGGCGCCGCGCCTTCGCGCGAAAGTTCGACGCGGACCACCAGGGCGACAGCGCCTGGTCCGCCATCCCCATCTCCGGTCCCCAGGAAGTGCTGTCCACGCTGGGCCGGCTGCGCTGCGCCTGCGGGACCAGCAGCGAGGCCCCTCGCGACTCACTCCGCCACGAGGCCGTGGTCCTGGGGGACCGCCACCTCACCCTGGTGCAGTGGCAGTGCCCCACCTGCGCCCGCGCTCGCCGCGCCTACTTCGAGGACAAGGGCTCGCGCGCCGCCTGAACCGCGGCGCCTATTGGCAGATGCCCGGGCAGTCCGCGCTGCGCCCGGGCGTGCACGTGTCGGACGGATCATCCACGCAGGCCTTCCCCGACTCGCAGCCTCCGAAGAGCCCGCCGCAGCACTTGACGTAGCCCTCCGGCACGTCGCACGGCGTCGAGTAGGACTGACACGTCCCGCTGTCCGAGCGCGCGAAGACCACCACCTGCGGACATACGCTCGGGTTCTCGGAACCGCCGCCCAGGCACCCCGTCAGGCCCAGCACCGCCATCAGCCCCAGCCTCATCCATGCTTGCATGGCGCGCATCAGGGCAGGGGAGAGCGGCGCTAGTCCAGCCCCCGCTCCCACAGGTCGTCTTCATCCAGACCCATCAGGTGACCGACCTCGTGCATCACCGTGATGCCAATCTGTTCGATGAGCTCCTCGCGGGTGCGCGCGAAGCGCTCCAGGTTCTTCTGGTACAGCACGATGGAGGGCGGGAAGTGATCCGCCGCGTCCATCACGCTGCGCTCGCCCACGGGCGTGCCCCGGAACACCCCCAGGATGCACGGCGACAGCGGCGGCTGCTGACCCAGGAGGTCCTCGTCCGACGGCAGGTCCTCCACCGCCAGCGTCACGTTGTCCATGTACTGCTTCACCTGCGAGGGCAGGGCGCGCATCGCGTCCTCCACCGCGCGGTCGAACGCCGCCTCCTCCAAGGCCACCGGCGGCGGCAGCTCCTCCGGCGCCAGCGCCTGCGCCCGCGCGAAGCGCTTCTTCGCCTCCTTCGCGTCCCCGCGCCGCTCTGCGATCAGCCCCAGGTAGTGGTGCGCCCAGGCCTCATCCGGCGCGTCCTTCAGCACCCGCTCGAAGGACTCCTGCGCGGGCGCGAAGCGGCACAGCTCGAACAGCGCGATGCCCCGCTCCAGCTGCGCGTCCGGCGAGCGCGGCATGTGCGTCAGCGCCTGCTCCAGGCTCTTGAGCGCGGCCTCGCATTCCCCCAACTGGTTGAGGCCCATGCCCTCCAGCACGAGGAATTCGTAGACCAGCTCCACGTCGTCCCGCTTGTGCGCCAGCTTCCGGCCGCGGCCGCACCACTCCAGTCCCTCCTCCACCGCCTCGCGGTCCTCGCCCGTGCGGCACACGAGGAACTCCGCGGCGCTGAAGAGGATCTCCAGGTCCTCCGGGGCGGCCTTCAGCGCGGCGCCGTAGGCCTTGCCCGCCTCCTCCAGGCGGCCCACCTCCACCAGCGCGGCGGCCCGGAAGTGCAGGGCTTCTGGTGAGTCTGGAACGTCCCGCAGCAGGGCGTCCACGCTGGCGAGAGCGGCCTCGAAGTCCCGCGCCTCGAAGGCGTCCGCCACCCCCTCCAGCCGCGCGTCCACGCCCCTCGGATCCCCTTGCTTCGCCATGCGCTTGGCCATACGAGCAGGCAGCTAAGAAGCCGCCCTTCGCGTTGTCAACGACCGGCGTCGCTGTTACCTTCCACCGCCCCGTTTCGGCCCGAACCTCCGTGAACATCCTGGTCGTCGACGACGATTACGAGCTGTGCACCATGCTCTCTCGCTACCTGGAGATGCATGGCTACACCGTGTTCTCGGCGTCGGACGCGCTCCAGGCCCTGGACATCATGGAGCGTCACCCCGTGGGCCTGGTCATCACGGACTACCTGATGCCCCACCTGGACGGCATCCACTTCACGGAGATGCTGAAGGCGGACCCCCGCTTCCAGAACATCTCCGTCCTGATGATGACCGCCAGCACGGACGCCAACATCTCCGACAAGGGCCTGCGCAAGGGCGTCGCCATCACCCTGCAGAAGCCGTTGGACATGGGGCAGCTGCTCAACCTCGTGCGCTTCGCGGAGTAGGCGCCATTCCCGCCTGCCCGGGCCCCCCGTCCGGGCGGGCGGGAAGCCGTCCTCAGCCCCACACGCCTGCCCCTTTCCGTTGACATCGTCGATGCGGCCCTTATGTTGGCGCTCGACATGGCCGAGTGCTAACGGCCATCCCCATTCGCAGAAATTCCCCAAGTATCTTCGGAGGTTACGATGGCAGCGAAGGAAATCTTCTTCCATCAGTCCGCGCGCGATTCCATCCTGCGTGGCGTCCGGGTCCTCGCGGACGCGGTCGCGGTGACGCTCGGTCCCAAGGGCCGCAATGTCGTCATCGAGAAGAGCTTCGGCTCGCCCACCATCACCAAGGACGGCGTCACCGTCGCCAAGGAGATCGATCTCGAGAACCGCTTCGAGAACATGGGCGCGCAGATGGTGAAGGAGGTCGCGTCGAAGACCTCCGACAAGGCCGGCGACGGCACCACCACGGCGACGGTGCTCGCGCGCGCCATCTATGAGGAGGGCCTGAAGCTGGTGGCCGCCGGCCACAGCCCCATGGACCTCAAGCGCGGCATCGACAAGGCGGTGGAGGTGGTGGTGGCGGAGCTGAAGAAGCTCTCCAAGCCCACGTCCGACAAGCAGTCCATCGCGCAGGTGGGCACCATCTCCGCCAACGGCGACGAGACCATCGGCACCATCATTGCGGACGCGATGGAGAAGGTGGGCAAGGAGGGCGTCATCACCGTCGAGGAGGCCAAGGGCCTGGAGACGACGCTCGACGTGGTGGAGGGCATGCAGTTCGACCGCGGCTACGTGTCGCCGTACTTCGTCACGAACCGCGACCGCATGGAGGTCGTGCTGGACGACCCCTACATCCTCATCAGCGAGAAGAAGGTCTCGTCGATGCAGGACATGATCCCCGTGCTGGAGCAGGTCGCTCGCTCGGGCAAGCCGCTGCTCATCATCGCGGATGACATCGAGGGCGAGGCCCTGGCCACCCTGGTGGTGAACAAGATCCGCGGCGTGCTGAACGTGGCCGCGGTGAAGGCGCCGGGCTTCGGCGACCGCCGCAAGGAGATGCTCAAGGACATCGCCACGCTGACGGGCGGCATGGTGGTGAGCGAGGAGCTGGGCCACAAGTACGAGAACCTGACCCTCAACGACCTGGGCCGCGCCAAGCGCATCACGGTGGACAAGGACAACACCACCATCGTGGACGGTGCCGGCCAGAAGGCGGACATCGAGGGCCGCATCAAGCTCATCCGCACCCAGATCGAGACGGTCACCAGCGACTACGACCGCGAGAAGCTCCAGGAGCGCATGGCGAAGCTCGTGGGCGGCGTGGCGGTCATCAACGTCGGCGCGGCGACCGAAGTGGAGATGAAGGAGAAGAAGGCCCGCGTGGAGGACGCGCTGCACGCGACCCGCGCGGCCGTCGAAGAGGGCATCGTCCCCGGCGGCGGCGTGGCCTACATCCGCAGCCTCAAGGCGCTGGACGGCCTGAAGCTGGGCGGCGAGCAGGACTTCGGCGTGGAGATCATCCGCAAGGCGCTGCAGGAGCCGCTGCGCAAGATCTCCAGCAACGCCGGCATCGAGGGCGCGGTCGTCATCAACAAGGTGAAGGAAGGCACGGGCGCGTTCGGCTTCAACGCGCGCACGGAGGTCTACGAGGACCTGGAGAAGGCCGGCGTCATCGACCCGACGAAGGTCGAGCGCACCGCGCTGCAGAACGCCGCCTCCGTGGCGTCCCTGCTGCTCACCACCGAGGCGATGATCGCGGAGCGCCCGAAGAAGAAGGCCAAGGGCGGCGCGGGCGGCGGCGCCATGCCGGAGTACGGCGGCGACGACATGGACTACTGAGCCTCGCTGAAGGCTCCGTAGCGCCGTAGGAATCTTCCGGCCCCGGTGGGCCTCCGCGCGATGCGGAGGCGCCCGGGGCCGGGGTCTTTTTCAGGCCGGGGTCTTCTTGAAGGCCAGGGCCAGCTCGCGGCTGAGCGCCGCGGTGTCGGAGAGCAGCTTGGGCAGGCACGCGGCGGCCCCGGCGCGCAGGGACGCCAGCGCCGTGTCCATGGTGAGGTGTTCCGCCAGGACGACGAAGGGCGCGCCCTGGCTCAGGCCCCGCGCCAGCTCCAGCGCCTTCTTGCCGTAGGCCGGCGCGAAGTCCCACGACACCACCACGCCCACGGGCGGCTCCAGCGGGGGCACCTCCGCGCTGGCGACGACGCGCGCCTCCAGCCCCAGCTGCGTCAGCGCCTCGGAGATGAGCCGCGCGGTGGCCGGGTTGTCCTCCAGCACGTCCACGCGGCGCAGGGTGGCGGCGGGGGCCGGGGCGGGCGGCGCGGCCGGCGTGTACAGCGCCTGGCGCAGGAGCGCGCGCACCTGGCGGATGTCATCGAAGGGCTTGAGCAGGTAGTCCACCACGCCCAGCTGCAGCGCCTGCTGCGTCGTCACCAGCGAGGGATAGCCCGTCATCAGGATGACGCGCGACGCGGGGTCCAGCTTGCGCGCGTGCTGGGCCAGCTCCAGGCCGGACAGCCCGGGCAGGTTCTTGTCCGTGACGATGAGGTCCACGCGCGACGCGCGGAGGATTTCGAGCGCGGCCTCGCCCGTGGCCGCTTCAATGACCTCGCACTCCTTGTCCATCAGGTCCTTGAAGACCATCCGGATGATGCCCTCGTCGTCCACCACCAGGAGCCGCTTGCGCGGCGGGCGGGGCGCGTCCGTGGGCGGGAAGAGCACGCGGAACACCGTGGCCGGGGGCGGCACCTCGCGCAGCGTCGTGGGCGGCACCAGGGCAATCTGCGCGTGGTGCTCCTGGGCGATGCGCCGGCAGACGGCGAGCCCCAGCCCCGTGCCGCGTTTGCTGGCGGAGACGTAGGGCTCGAAGATGCGCGTGCGCAGCTCGTCCGGGATGCCCGGGCCCCAGTCGGACACGTAGAGGGCCGCGGACGCGCCTTCCCGCGCGAGCGTCACCTTCACGCGGCCGCGGCCGGACATGGCGTCGCGCGCGTTGTTGAGCAGGTTGAGCGTGAGCTGCTCGATGAGGCGCGCGTTGCCCTGGACGGTGAGGTCCTCGGGGGCCTCCACCTCCAGCGAGATGCGCGCCGAGTCCGGGTTCACGCTGAACACCTTCGCCGCCGCCCAGATGGGCGCGGCCAGGGACAGCCGCTGCTGCGGGGCCGGCCGCTCGCTGGCCAGGCGGATGAAGTCGGAGACGATCTGCTCCATCCGCTCCA
This genomic interval carries:
- a CDS encoding metallopeptidase family protein; its protein translation is MAKRMAKQGDPRGVDARLEGVADAFEARDFEAALASVDALLRDVPDSPEALHFRAAALVEVGRLEEAGKAYGAALKAAPEDLEILFSAAEFLVCRTGEDREAVEEGLEWCGRGRKLAHKRDDVELVYEFLVLEGMGLNQLGECEAALKSLEQALTHMPRSPDAQLERGIALFELCRFAPAQESFERVLKDAPDEAWAHHYLGLIAERRGDAKEAKKRFARAQALAPEELPPPVALEEAAFDRAVEDAMRALPSQVKQYMDNVTLAVEDLPSDEDLLGQQPPLSPCILGVFRGTPVGERSVMDAADHFPPSIVLYQKNLERFARTREELIEQIGITVMHEVGHLMGLDEDDLWERGLD
- the sinK gene encoding hybrid histidine protein kinase/response regulator SinK is translated as METPSPLTQLLQALDAGDLEKARLAAVALQRANAHTHQVAAEVLHELRQPLLGAKAYAQLLAEEGGSSGPLKLLLAQVERMEQIVSDFIRLASERPAPQQRLSLAAPIWAAAKVFSVNPDSARISLEVEAPEDLTVQGNARLIEQLTLNLLNNARDAMSGRGRVKVTLAREGASAALYVSDWGPGIPDELRTRIFEPYVSASKRGTGLGLAVCRRIAQEHHAQIALVPPTTLREVPPPATVFRVLFPPTDAPRPPRKRLLVVDDEGIIRMVFKDLMDKECEVIEAATGEAALEILRASRVDLIVTDKNLPGLSGLELAQHARKLDPASRVILMTGYPSLVTTQQALQLGVVDYLLKPFDDIRQVRALLRQALYTPAAPPAPAPAATLRRVDVLEDNPATARLISEALTQLGLEARVVASAEVPPLEPPVGVVVSWDFAPAYGKKALELARGLSQGAPFVVLAEHLTMDTALASLRAGAAACLPKLLSDTAALSRELALAFKKTPA
- a CDS encoding protein kinase encodes the protein MSSGSDSRFAGGTVLFCQGDTSYEFFQELGVGRNGERVLFARPRTPSGYQGKVLVKCVPLPEGPVLEKFQRARVRLEEEVRLAQFLQHPNIARVHGLFEMKHGLGAVMEHIEGFSLNTLLDIAQLRGRYFSESFVLYVGAEVAAALAHAHTRTDDAGNPLGIVNRDINPGCIRLRPGGGVALTDFGVAFSLLQGRPSTTMPRPVGDVIYASPEALIGEVTDARSDLFSLGLTLLEFATGRHLYDPGDIHPEDAPFRRSREQYLKALKMTALSMGAHPPPFMEDALRCAMAYRVEDVKEAAFGLSKSLRTVFLRLLSRNPSSRFATAAALEVELRAQLARLGPYTGADAVKEVQLAMLEGGEALEELNLVEDEGGIVPAFPPPSQDDIQTEPRPLRSADETTTEPQPGARRLTRH
- the groL gene encoding chaperonin GroEL (60 kDa chaperone family; promotes refolding of misfolded polypeptides especially under stressful conditions; forms two stacked rings of heptamers to form a barrel-shaped 14mer; ends can be capped by GroES; misfolded proteins enter the barrel where they are refolded when GroES binds); this encodes MAAKEIFFHQSARDSILRGVRVLADAVAVTLGPKGRNVVIEKSFGSPTITKDGVTVAKEIDLENRFENMGAQMVKEVASKTSDKAGDGTTTATVLARAIYEEGLKLVAAGHSPMDLKRGIDKAVEVVVAELKKLSKPTSDKQSIAQVGTISANGDETIGTIIADAMEKVGKEGVITVEEAKGLETTLDVVEGMQFDRGYVSPYFVTNRDRMEVVLDDPYILISEKKVSSMQDMIPVLEQVARSGKPLLIIADDIEGEALATLVVNKIRGVLNVAAVKAPGFGDRRKEMLKDIATLTGGMVVSEELGHKYENLTLNDLGRAKRITVDKDNTTIVDGAGQKADIEGRIKLIRTQIETVTSDYDREKLQERMAKLVGGVAVINVGAATEVEMKEKKARVEDALHATRAAVEEGIVPGGGVAYIRSLKALDGLKLGGEQDFGVEIIRKALQEPLRKISSNAGIEGAVVINKVKEGTGAFGFNARTEVYEDLEKAGVIDPTKVERTALQNAASVASLLLTTEAMIAERPKKKAKGGAGGGAMPEYGGDDMDY
- a CDS encoding response regulator, with translation MNILVVDDDYELCTMLSRYLEMHGYTVFSASDALQALDIMERHPVGLVITDYLMPHLDGIHFTEMLKADPRFQNISVLMMTASTDANISDKGLRKGVAITLQKPLDMGQLLNLVRFAE
- a CDS encoding DUF2019 domain-containing protein, coding for MTPTALVDDFAYHVEAQTDAIFRGDAKTGNKHAKKYETAMKKLRDFGDEGREALTVLLRHSRMDVRVAAAAYLLRYRTDEAKAVLEHAAGGEGLAAFEASEVLKRWEEGAWNLDPA